A genome region from Blautia coccoides includes the following:
- a CDS encoding ABC transporter substrate-binding protein — MKFRKLMAVTLIGMMSASLMACGGNSKETGNKTADGKEKEKLVIWSWGADEEKKSRETMVEAFQKAHPEIEIEHSVIPTADHVWDQKMTAALSAGTGPDVIQMSPDYYGLYTEYYEDLNPYVEKEGVDLNSVVTEGMIEPYYRPDGKLEAMPLLENVFVLAYNKDMFDQFGVEYPTADWTWDDLAEAAKKFVGGEGADATYGMVNHWIDAGLSVICKGGSAYSDDLKTCEVNSQAVKDGLNLFGDLVQSKAMPDDTAAKSLPKEQLFVSGHAAMYTLGGFETKLIAEEVGDNFAWDAVPMPKVENGKNNLMYATGYAMLKTSKNKDAAWTFLKEAAYENEDMAKETSKIGLTSCKNIAETYYKDLEYGPIKNSAFLDGLAGAKLNIWGGAFSAAGDVYTQIWQSVTIDGKSADEAMEEYYPALEKAFNEANGN, encoded by the coding sequence ATGAAATTCAGAAAATTGATGGCAGTTACACTGATAGGTATGATGTCAGCAAGTCTTATGGCCTGCGGAGGAAATTCTAAAGAGACAGGAAACAAGACAGCAGACGGAAAGGAAAAAGAAAAACTGGTCATCTGGTCATGGGGAGCAGATGAAGAGAAAAAATCAAGAGAGACTATGGTGGAGGCATTCCAGAAAGCACATCCGGAGATCGAGATTGAGCATTCTGTGATTCCCACAGCCGACCATGTATGGGACCAGAAAATGACAGCAGCCCTGTCCGCCGGTACAGGACCGGACGTTATTCAAATGTCCCCGGATTACTATGGCTTATATACAGAATATTATGAGGACCTGAACCCGTATGTGGAAAAAGAAGGGGTGGATTTAAATTCTGTTGTTACAGAGGGCATGATCGAGCCGTACTATCGCCCGGACGGAAAGCTGGAGGCAATGCCTCTTCTGGAAAATGTATTTGTACTGGCTTACAACAAGGATATGTTCGACCAGTTTGGTGTGGAGTATCCTACTGCTGACTGGACCTGGGATGATCTGGCTGAGGCAGCCAAAAAGTTTGTAGGCGGAGAGGGAGCAGATGCCACATACGGCATGGTAAACCATTGGATCGATGCCGGCTTATCTGTGATCTGTAAGGGCGGAAGCGCTTATTCTGATGATTTAAAGACTTGTGAAGTGAACAGCCAGGCAGTAAAAGACGGCCTGAACCTTTTCGGAGATCTGGTACAGAGCAAAGCTATGCCTGATGACACGGCTGCCAAGAGCCTTCCGAAAGAACAGCTTTTTGTATCCGGACACGCAGCTATGTATACCCTTGGCGGTTTTGAGACAAAACTTATTGCAGAAGAAGTAGGTGATAATTTTGCCTGGGACGCAGTGCCTATGCCTAAAGTGGAAAACGGCAAAAATAATCTTATGTATGCCACCGGTTATGCCATGTTAAAAACATCAAAAAATAAAGACGCAGCCTGGACATTCTTAAAAGAGGCAGCATATGAAAATGAGGATATGGCAAAAGAGACAAGCAAGATCGGCCTGACTTCCTGTAAAAACATTGCTGAGACTTACTATAAGGATTTAGAGTACGGACCAATTAAGAACAGTGCGTTTCTTGACGGCTTAGCCGGTGCAAAACTCAATATCTGGGGCGGAGCTTTTTCAGCAGCAGGTGATGTGTATACTCAGATCTGGCAGTCAGTGACCATTGACGGCAAGTCTGCAGATGAGGCAATGGAAGAGTATTATCCCGCTTTGGAAAAAGCGTTTAATGAAGCAAACGGTAATTAA
- a CDS encoding desulfoferrodoxin family protein, with protein sequence MNEPRFYGSEECSTLIEVLCADPKASFSCCQKELTELKANTSEGASEKHLPVVEQNGNVVTVNVGSIAHPMTEEHSIGFICLETEKGLQRVRLKADGDPKACFALTEGDKPVAAYAYCNLHGFWKTEIR encoded by the coding sequence ATGAATGAACCGCGTTTTTACGGCAGCGAAGAATGCAGCACTCTGATCGAGGTGCTCTGCGCAGATCCGAAAGCCAGCTTTTCCTGCTGCCAGAAGGAGCTGACTGAACTGAAAGCCAACACATCGGAAGGTGCCTCTGAAAAGCATCTCCCTGTTGTGGAGCAGAACGGAAATGTCGTCACCGTCAATGTGGGAAGCATAGCCCATCCTATGACAGAGGAACACAGCATCGGCTTCATCTGTCTGGAAACTGAAAAAGGCCTCCAGAGAGTCCGCTTAAAAGCAGATGGAGACCCTAAAGCCTGCTTTGCCCTCACAGAGGGCGACAAACCGGTGGCAGCCTATGCGTACTGCAACCTGCACGGATTCTGGAAGACAGAAATCCGTTAG
- a CDS encoding carbohydrate ABC transporter permease, protein MESLNKPGKQKKYSTMERREARNFYLYTAPWLIGFLVLTLYPILYSFYLMFTDMNLSGIANFVGLENWKYAFTDDPLFRKAFLNTLKYVVMFVPCSIILAFFIALLLSKKIKGLGFFRTAFYIPYITSGVAVTILWGWIFQKDYGIINYILSLVGLKGPNWLGDKHVAMISIVILSLWTIGNNIIIMLAGIQDIPRSYYESAEIDGAGSIRQTLYITLPLCTPTIYFNLIVTVIAAFQVFQQPLILTNGGPLNSTYTAAMHLYNNGFLYGKMGYASMMAWSMFAVIMLITIVVVSTSKYWVFYDD, encoded by the coding sequence ATGGAAAGTTTGAATAAACCAGGAAAGCAAAAGAAATATTCGACTATGGAAAGAAGAGAGGCCAGGAATTTTTATCTGTACACAGCACCCTGGCTGATAGGATTTCTCGTACTTACGCTTTATCCGATCCTGTATTCATTTTATCTGATGTTTACAGATATGAATCTTTCAGGAATCGCGAATTTTGTCGGACTTGAGAATTGGAAATATGCATTTACGGATGACCCGTTATTCAGAAAAGCATTCCTGAATACGTTAAAATATGTTGTGATGTTTGTTCCATGCAGTATCATACTGGCATTTTTTATTGCGCTGCTGCTCAGCAAGAAGATCAAAGGACTTGGTTTTTTCCGCACTGCGTTTTATATACCATATATAACCTCCGGTGTGGCCGTGACGATCTTATGGGGATGGATCTTCCAAAAGGACTATGGGATCATCAACTATATCCTGTCCCTTGTGGGTTTAAAAGGACCAAACTGGCTGGGGGATAAACATGTGGCCATGATATCCATTGTCATTTTGTCACTGTGGACCATTGGAAATAATATTATCATCATGCTGGCTGGGATCCAGGATATCCCACGGTCCTATTATGAGAGTGCGGAGATCGACGGCGCTGGTTCCATCCGTCAGACTCTGTATATCACATTGCCGTTATGTACGCCGACCATATATTTTAATCTTATTGTTACAGTCATCGCAGCCTTCCAGGTGTTCCAGCAGCCCCTTATCCTGACAAACGGCGGACCGCTCAACAGTACATACACAGCCGCAATGCACCTGTATAACAATGGATTCCTGTATGGAAAGATGGGTTATGCTTCTATGATGGCCTGGAGTATGTTTGCGGTTATCATGCTGATCACCATTGTGGTAGTATCAACATCAAAATACTGGGTATTCTACGATGACTAA
- a CDS encoding 2-oxoacid:acceptor oxidoreductase family protein, with amino-acid sequence MDKKINLPTANEEGCYEIRLESIGGLGANLCGKLLGELGASYMGLNASSFSSYGSEKRGSPVKAFIRWCVPDREIRISSPVEKPHILGLFHEALSGKLPVTAGVTEETKIVINSPDSPGRLRERLRLYGGSIYAVDALKIAMESKSRVNMVMLGAVVKAAGFIPLELAYDLVRDTLGRKYPALLERNLEGVKRGFEAAKEEHFTPDGKYEMVHYKEVQSRWGYKNAPEGGVNTRYGSTVSNDLSASREGYIPLFIQDRCINCGLCDSTCPDMVFQFEKGEYKGREAMVNKGLDYHHCKGCLRCVDVCPVNALVQGVEREHPDPNWFVRNKDLITDHLEFEDAGANSWVTSDSYLEERRIDGGLV; translated from the coding sequence ATGGATAAAAAAATAAATCTGCCCACTGCCAATGAAGAGGGATGTTATGAGATTCGTCTGGAGAGTATAGGCGGATTGGGGGCAAATCTGTGCGGAAAGCTTTTAGGTGAACTGGGGGCGTCTTACATGGGGCTTAACGCATCCAGTTTTTCCAGCTATGGTTCTGAGAAACGAGGTTCACCGGTAAAAGCATTTATCCGCTGGTGCGTACCGGACAGAGAAATCCGTATCAGCAGTCCGGTGGAAAAGCCTCACATCCTGGGACTCTTCCATGAAGCCCTTTCCGGTAAGCTGCCGGTTACGGCGGGCGTTACGGAGGAGACGAAGATTGTGATAAACTCTCCGGACTCTCCTGGCAGGCTGCGGGAAAGGTTGAGACTTTACGGAGGCAGCATCTACGCGGTGGATGCCCTGAAGATTGCTATGGAGAGCAAAAGCCGTGTGAACATGGTCATGCTGGGGGCAGTGGTAAAGGCTGCGGGGTTTATCCCTTTGGAGCTGGCGTATGATCTGGTAAGGGATACACTGGGCAGAAAGTATCCCGCACTTCTGGAACGGAATCTGGAGGGCGTGAAACGTGGATTCGAGGCGGCTAAGGAGGAACATTTTACTCCTGATGGGAAATATGAAATGGTCCATTATAAGGAGGTGCAGAGCCGGTGGGGGTACAAAAATGCCCCGGAGGGAGGCGTCAATACCCGTTACGGAAGTACGGTCTCCAATGACCTTTCAGCGTCAAGAGAGGGATATATTCCTCTTTTTATCCAGGACAGATGTATCAACTGCGGCCTGTGTGATTCCACATGTCCTGATATGGTATTCCAGTTTGAAAAGGGAGAGTATAAAGGCAGAGAGGCAATGGTAAATAAAGGGCTTGACTACCATCACTGCAAGGGATGTCTGCGCTGTGTGGATGTCTGTCCTGTGAATGCCCTGGTGCAGGGGGTGGAGAGAGAGCATCCTGACCCGAATTGGTTTGTGAGAAATAAGGATCTGATCACAGACCATCTGGAATTTGAGGATGCAGGGGCGAATTCCTGGGTGACCAGTGATTCCTACCTGGAAGAACGGAGAATTGACGGAGGGCTGGTTTGA
- a CDS encoding calcium/sodium antiporter → MMYLWLLLGFVFLVKGADLFVDGCSSIAKTLRVPSIIIGLTIVAFGTSAPEASVSIMASLSGNNDIAISNVIGSNLFNSLAVIGVCGVVLPMKIQGGLLKKEMPFSILVTGLLLLFCMFSIGGGKGVLQIGRLEGLILLLLFAGFLYMQIRSALKTRTVRPEEENIGRKLSPVRSIVYAVLGIAMIIIGGELVVDSASDIAAAFGMSQTLIGLTIVAVGTSLPELVTSVVASTKGENDLAMGNVIGSNIFNILLIIGASAAISPMTISRESIYDGAMLLVMSIILFVLAKKGEKISRGEAVLLLALYGGYTAYIIMR, encoded by the coding sequence ATGATGTATCTCTGGCTTCTGCTGGGATTTGTCTTTCTGGTAAAGGGAGCGGATCTCTTTGTGGACGGATGTTCTTCTATTGCCAAGACCCTGCGGGTTCCATCCATTATCATCGGCCTGACCATTGTGGCCTTCGGCACCAGTGCGCCGGAGGCCTCAGTGAGTATCATGGCCTCCCTGTCAGGCAATAACGATATTGCCATCAGCAATGTCATCGGTTCCAATCTGTTCAACAGTCTGGCAGTGATCGGTGTGTGCGGCGTGGTCCTGCCCATGAAAATACAGGGAGGACTGCTGAAAAAGGAGATGCCTTTTTCTATTCTGGTCACAGGACTCTTGCTCTTATTTTGTATGTTCTCCATCGGAGGAGGGAAGGGTGTACTGCAGATCGGGCGTCTGGAAGGGCTGATCCTGCTTCTGCTGTTCGCGGGATTTCTGTATATGCAGATAAGATCAGCACTGAAGACCCGCACCGTAAGGCCGGAGGAGGAGAATATCGGCAGGAAGCTTTCTCCTGTCAGGAGTATTGTATATGCGGTCCTGGGTATTGCCATGATAATCATAGGCGGGGAACTGGTGGTAGACAGCGCAAGTGACATTGCGGCTGCCTTTGGCATGAGCCAGACCCTGATCGGACTGACCATTGTGGCAGTGGGTACTTCCCTGCCGGAGCTTGTCACCTCTGTGGTGGCTTCCACAAAAGGGGAGAATGACCTGGCTATGGGCAATGTTATAGGGTCAAATATATTCAATATCCTACTGATCATTGGAGCGTCCGCCGCCATTTCACCCATGACGATCAGCAGGGAGTCCATCTATGACGGGGCTATGCTGCTTGTGATGAGCATCATTCTCTTTGTCCTGGCGAAAAAGGGAGAGAAGATCAGCAGAGGAGAAGCGGTACTGCTCTTAGCACTCTATGGAGGATATACAGCTTATATTATAATGCGGTGA
- a CDS encoding thiamine pyrophosphate-dependent enzyme, protein MERQKVLFESGNELAAFAAKQINYHVMGYYPITPSTQIAEFLDLMKAEGEHDISLIAAEGEHSAAGICYGASAAGARVFNATSANGLLYALEQLPVQSGTRFPMVLNVACRTVSGPLSIKGDHSDIMYTLNTGWVILFADTPQAVYDMNLCAIKIAEMVRLPVIVAFDGFFTSHQKKKCYVFEDDCTVGEFIGEYDARYSVLDLEHPVSIGSYMNEPDTLNNKYQLHLAMEQARTVIPRVLKEYETLSGRKYPLVEGYKNEDAEVILFLLGSSYHTAKTAADRMREEGIKAGVVTLHTLRPFPAEELYDLCKSAVTILAADRQDSYGAGGGNMTLELKAALKDHNSKARVISRIYGLGGRDFYVQDALELFRQCLDGQAAGFDYLGIYPGDEELEEKQYFAPISREEASPGYISGEADENGRVKVSGGRVNESTVMPKRLAPGHGACPGCGIPVNVNLLLKGIEGNVVLLFQTGCGMVVTTSYPKTAFRVPYIHNLFQNGAATLAGVVEAFQQRRRRGELPDEAITFVMVSGDGGMDIGMGSALGTALRNDHLIIFEYDNGGYMNTGYQLSYSTPKGAKSSTSHIGKEQYGKTFFHKDMPMIMAATNLPYVATVAESNPADFIKKAAKAKVYAQRFGTAYVKTLSACPLNWGDKPNTERRVIEAAVNCCYFPLYEIENGITTLSYDPEKREKKIPVTDWLKMMGRTRHLTEESYRQTAKEIQAEVDRRWERLKARAEHPLL, encoded by the coding sequence ATGGAGAGACAAAAGGTATTGTTTGAAAGCGGAAATGAACTGGCAGCTTTTGCGGCAAAACAGATCAATTATCATGTGATGGGATATTACCCCATCACTCCTTCCACACAGATTGCGGAGTTTCTTGATCTGATGAAAGCGGAGGGGGAGCATGATATTTCCCTCATTGCCGCGGAAGGAGAGCACAGCGCGGCGGGAATCTGTTACGGCGCGTCGGCGGCAGGTGCCAGGGTGTTCAATGCCACAAGCGCCAATGGTCTTCTGTACGCCTTAGAACAGCTTCCAGTACAGTCGGGGACCAGATTCCCCATGGTGCTCAATGTGGCGTGCAGGACTGTGTCAGGGCCTCTGTCCATCAAAGGCGACCACAGTGACATTATGTATACACTGAATACCGGATGGGTGATCCTGTTTGCAGATACACCCCAGGCGGTCTATGATATGAACCTTTGCGCCATCAAGATCGCGGAGATGGTGAGACTGCCGGTGATCGTGGCCTTTGACGGCTTTTTTACCAGCCATCAGAAGAAAAAATGCTATGTGTTTGAGGATGACTGTACGGTGGGAGAATTTATAGGAGAGTATGATGCCAGATATTCTGTGCTGGATCTGGAACATCCGGTATCCATCGGCTCCTATATGAATGAACCAGATACGCTCAATAATAAATATCAGCTTCACCTGGCCATGGAACAGGCACGCACAGTGATCCCCCGGGTGCTGAAAGAGTATGAAACCCTATCCGGGAGGAAATATCCTCTTGTTGAGGGGTACAAGAATGAGGACGCGGAGGTGATCTTGTTTCTGCTGGGTTCTTCCTACCATACAGCCAAAACAGCAGCCGACCGGATGCGGGAGGAAGGCATCAAGGCGGGTGTGGTCACACTTCATACCCTGAGACCCTTTCCCGCCGAAGAGCTTTACGACCTCTGTAAAAGTGCGGTGACCATACTAGCTGCTGACAGGCAGGACAGCTACGGTGCGGGCGGAGGAAATATGACCCTGGAACTGAAAGCTGCCCTTAAGGACCACAACAGTAAGGCAAGGGTCATAAGCCGCATTTACGGGCTTGGAGGAAGAGATTTTTATGTGCAGGATGCACTGGAGCTGTTCAGGCAGTGTCTGGACGGACAGGCTGCCGGATTTGACTATCTGGGTATCTATCCGGGGGATGAGGAACTGGAGGAGAAGCAGTATTTTGCACCTATCAGCCGGGAGGAGGCAAGCCCCGGATATATTTCCGGTGAGGCAGATGAAAATGGCCGTGTGAAAGTATCCGGAGGAAGGGTAAATGAGAGCACAGTCATGCCAAAAAGACTGGCTCCCGGACACGGTGCCTGCCCGGGATGCGGCATTCCAGTCAATGTGAATCTGCTGTTAAAAGGAATAGAGGGAAACGTAGTTCTGCTGTTCCAGACAGGATGCGGCATGGTGGTCACCACCTCTTATCCGAAGACAGCCTTTCGTGTACCATATATCCACAATCTGTTCCAGAACGGTGCCGCAACTTTGGCCGGTGTTGTGGAGGCGTTTCAGCAGCGTAGAAGACGGGGAGAACTGCCGGATGAGGCCATCACTTTTGTGATGGTCAGCGGAGACGGCGGCATGGACATCGGCATGGGGTCTGCTCTCGGAACAGCTCTCAGGAATGACCATCTCATCATTTTCGAGTATGACAACGGGGGATATATGAATACAGGATACCAGCTCTCCTATTCCACCCCCAAAGGGGCCAAAAGCTCCACCTCCCATATAGGAAAAGAGCAGTACGGCAAGACCTTTTTCCACAAGGATATGCCGATGATCATGGCAGCCACAAATCTGCCCTACGTGGCAACTGTGGCGGAGTCCAATCCCGCGGATTTTATTAAAAAAGCCGCGAAGGCAAAGGTGTATGCCCAGCGTTTCGGAACGGCATATGTGAAGACACTCTCTGCCTGCCCCCTAAACTGGGGAGATAAGCCCAACACAGAGAGAAGAGTCATTGAGGCGGCGGTGAACTGCTGCTATTTTCCTCTCTATGAGATAGAGAATGGGATCACCACACTGAGTTATGACCCGGAGAAACGGGAGAAAAAGATTCCGGTCACAGACTGGCTGAAGATGATGGGAAGGACACGTCATTTGACAGAGGAGTCCTACAGGCAGACAGCGAAAGAGATACAGGCGGAAGTGGACAGACGCTGGGAGCGGCTGAAAGCCAGGGCGGAACATCCCCTTCTTTAA
- a CDS encoding carbohydrate ABC transporter permease, whose product MHTRSQKKAKLAARIVTYFVLIAAAVICLFPFIWMISTSFKPMSDIYKMPPTLFPENGTVENFVEGWKGANFQLYFKNTAVITFLATVGTVLSSSVVAYGFARFQSRCSKLLFMVLLGTMMLPTQVTLIPQYLLYYKLGMVDTIWPLIIPSWLGGGAFNIFLFIQFFRTLPKELDEAAKIDGANSLQVFTRILLPAVKPVMLAVLVMALVYNWNDFFNPLIYLNSNDKFTIAIGLQFFKGSQGNVQVGQMMSMALVSLLPVLVIFATCQKYFIQGIKMSGLKG is encoded by the coding sequence ATGCACACGAGATCACAAAAAAAGGCAAAGCTTGCGGCAAGGATCGTGACGTATTTCGTATTGATCGCTGCTGCTGTCATCTGTCTGTTTCCGTTTATCTGGATGATATCCACATCTTTTAAACCCATGTCGGATATTTATAAAATGCCGCCTACGCTGTTTCCGGAGAACGGCACGGTTGAAAACTTTGTGGAGGGATGGAAAGGAGCCAATTTCCAGCTCTACTTCAAGAACACAGCAGTCATCACGTTTCTGGCCACAGTCGGGACTGTGCTCTCCTCCTCAGTGGTTGCATACGGTTTTGCCAGGTTTCAGTCCCGGTGTTCCAAGCTGCTGTTCATGGTCCTGCTGGGAACCATGATGCTGCCCACACAGGTGACGCTGATCCCCCAGTATTTACTCTACTATAAGCTGGGCATGGTGGACACCATATGGCCGCTGATCATACCGAGCTGGCTTGGAGGCGGGGCATTTAATATTTTCCTGTTTATCCAGTTTTTCCGGACTCTGCCAAAAGAGCTGGATGAGGCTGCAAAGATTGACGGGGCAAATTCTCTGCAGGTATTTACCAGGATACTCCTTCCCGCAGTAAAGCCGGTTATGCTGGCTGTATTGGTCATGGCTCTGGTCTATAACTGGAACGATTTTTTTAATCCCTTGATCTATCTGAATTCCAATGACAAGTTTACCATCGCTATTGGCCTGCAGTTCTTCAAGGGTTCCCAGGGAAATGTCCAGGTGGGGCAGATGATGTCCATGGCCCTGGTCTCCCTGCTCCCGGTACTGGTGATATTTGCCACCTGCCAGAAATATTTTATACAGGGTATCAAAATGTCAGGGCTGAAAGGCTGA
- a CDS encoding LacI family DNA-binding transcriptional regulator, protein MEKNITRKDIALEAGVSVSVVSRALNNSGYVDKEKKKKIIEIANREGYMPNPVAMALQQKKTRQLLFFCGDLTGVYYNQMFHGMARKAEEKGYHVLAIMNERDFEMVKTTLADGILFPTETVAQAYSESIGKNYYLPTVTACFDPSAVYAKPMPAVIIDNRKVVNTAIDYLMKNGHHKIGMALPFNEGYANLRYKYWKERMAQEIGKEYKKYILDIQGDLQRTESPKNDSKQDFSCEAEGFIYLDLFNLGRRAARLYKDSANKSTAILCFNDDMAFGMLEEFKKLGIKVPEDVSIMGIDGLFTRERYEPKLTTIAIYPERQGAECVDVLIDMLEGNKYKYMNYSPFDILEGETVKNRNV, encoded by the coding sequence ATGGAAAAAAATATTACCAGAAAAGATATTGCCCTGGAGGCCGGCGTTTCCGTATCTGTGGTCTCGAGAGCACTTAATAACAGTGGATATGTGGATAAAGAAAAAAAGAAGAAAATCATCGAAATTGCCAACCGGGAAGGGTACATGCCCAATCCCGTAGCAATGGCACTGCAGCAAAAGAAGACCCGTCAGCTTTTGTTCTTCTGCGGAGATTTAACAGGTGTTTATTATAATCAGATGTTTCATGGTATGGCCAGAAAAGCCGAAGAAAAAGGTTACCATGTGCTGGCTATCATGAATGAACGGGATTTTGAAATGGTGAAGACAACGCTGGCGGACGGCATCCTCTTTCCCACAGAGACAGTGGCTCAGGCCTATTCGGAGAGCATTGGGAAAAATTATTACCTTCCCACAGTCACAGCTTGCTTTGATCCGTCCGCGGTATATGCAAAACCCATGCCTGCAGTCATCATAGACAACAGGAAGGTGGTCAATACAGCGATAGATTACCTTATGAAAAATGGACACCATAAAATCGGTATGGCTCTGCCTTTTAATGAGGGGTACGCGAATCTCAGGTACAAGTATTGGAAAGAGAGAATGGCGCAGGAGATTGGCAAAGAATACAAAAAATACATATTGGATATCCAGGGGGATCTGCAGAGAACAGAATCGCCCAAGAATGACAGCAAACAGGATTTCAGCTGTGAAGCGGAAGGGTTTATTTATCTGGACCTCTTCAATCTGGGCAGAAGGGCCGCAAGGCTATACAAGGACTCAGCGAATAAGTCCACAGCCATCCTATGCTTTAACGACGATATGGCTTTTGGCATGTTGGAGGAGTTCAAAAAGCTGGGAATAAAAGTTCCGGAGGATGTTTCCATCATGGGAATAGACGGCCTGTTTACCAGGGAGAGATATGAACCAAAGCTTACCACAATAGCAATTTATCCGGAACGGCAGGGCGCTGAATGCGTAGACGTCTTAATTGACATGCTGGAAGGGAATAAATATAAATATATGAATTATTCGCCCTTTGATATTTTGGAGGGGGAGACTGTAAAAAACAGGAACGTATAG
- a CDS encoding glycoside hydrolase family 43 protein, which yields MKYKNPVISGYNPDPSICRVGEDYYIVNSSFEFFPGVPVYHSRNLVNWELKGYCLERESQLSLHGCKPSGGIYAPTLRYHNGTFFMTTTNTSGKGNFIVHTTDLEKGWSEPAWVDQGGIDPSLLFDDDGTVYFTSTSIDEEGNTGIFQCQVDPFTGKRLTESIVISRGCGGRYAEGPHLYKWFGRYYLMLAEGGTEYGHMETILRSDNPYGPFEACPHNPILTHRDDMREEIYCTGHADMMEDHNGNWWMVCLAVRPCQEKSSRVLLHNLGRETFLAPVIWTEDGWPVVGENGLISLEMDAPLPGEKPALVNRDFADDFSQKDFSHHYNFLRNPHMENYVRDTGRKTMTLTGTKTTINEMASPTWIGVRQKGFETVSTVNVGVKEPVQGMRAGLTAYYNDSYHYEIYLTRELDTWKVCLAKHVHDIFTTTASMEIPTAENVTLRIISDKTLYRFSFSTDGEHFTELGTGLVVGLCTESTKCMTFTGTYIGMFAENGCGEFRDFQVKVLDELNCTNRE from the coding sequence ATGAAATACAAAAATCCTGTTATTTCCGGGTATAATCCGGACCCGTCTATCTGCCGTGTGGGAGAAGACTACTATATCGTCAATTCATCATTTGAGTTCTTTCCGGGTGTACCTGTCTATCACAGCAGGAATCTTGTAAACTGGGAGCTGAAAGGATACTGTCTTGAGAGAGAATCACAGCTGAGTCTTCATGGCTGCAAACCCTCAGGCGGAATCTACGCGCCGACGCTTCGTTATCACAACGGAACATTTTTTATGACTACCACCAACACATCAGGAAAAGGAAATTTTATTGTACATACCACTGATCTGGAAAAGGGATGGTCAGAACCGGCATGGGTAGACCAGGGAGGAATTGATCCGTCCTTATTGTTCGACGATGACGGAACTGTATATTTTACCTCTACCAGTATCGATGAAGAGGGAAATACAGGAATCTTTCAGTGCCAGGTCGATCCTTTTACAGGGAAGCGCCTGACAGAGAGTATTGTGATCAGCAGGGGATGCGGAGGCAGATACGCGGAAGGCCCTCATCTGTATAAATGGTTTGGCAGATATTATCTCATGCTTGCTGAGGGCGGTACAGAATACGGACATATGGAAACGATCCTGCGTTCCGACAATCCCTACGGACCTTTTGAAGCGTGTCCCCATAATCCCATACTTACCCATAGAGATGACATGAGGGAGGAGATTTACTGTACAGGACATGCAGATATGATGGAGGACCATAACGGAAACTGGTGGATGGTCTGTCTTGCAGTCCGCCCGTGCCAGGAGAAGAGCAGCAGGGTACTGCTTCATAATCTGGGACGTGAGACTTTCCTGGCACCGGTGATCTGGACCGAGGACGGCTGGCCGGTGGTAGGGGAGAACGGTCTGATCTCCCTGGAGATGGACGCTCCTCTTCCGGGTGAGAAACCGGCTTTGGTAAACCGTGACTTCGCGGATGATTTTTCACAAAAGGACTTCAGTCACCACTATAATTTCCTCAGAAATCCTCACATGGAAAATTATGTGCGGGATACCGGAAGAAAAACCATGACCCTGACAGGAACTAAGACCACCATAAATGAGATGGCAAGCCCCACCTGGATCGGTGTACGTCAGAAAGGTTTTGAGACGGTATCCACAGTAAACGTGGGAGTCAAAGAACCGGTGCAGGGCATGCGTGCCGGCCTGACAGCATATTATAATGACTCTTATCACTATGAGATTTATCTGACAAGAGAGCTGGATACATGGAAGGTGTGCCTGGCAAAACATGTACACGATATCTTTACTACTACGGCAAGTATGGAAATTCCCACAGCAGAGAATGTTACTCTGCGGATCATTTCCGACAAGACCTTATACAGATTTTCTTTCAGCACAGACGGAGAGCATTTTACAGAGCTTGGCACCGGACTGGTGGTAGGACTTTGCACCGAGAGTACAAAATGCATGACATTTACAGGTACATATATCGGAATGTTCGCGGAGAACGGATGCGGGGAATTCCGGGATTTCCAAGTGAAGGTGTTGGATGAGCTGAATTGTACAAATAGGGAATAA